Proteins found in one Halobaculum sp. MBLA0147 genomic segment:
- a CDS encoding succinylglutamate desuccinylase/aspartoacylase family protein: protein MATHDAEQVTLARLPSGVAVETTVHTYGDGEPTVYVQAAQHGREINGTAVCRRLHDRLAAASLDGTVVVVPVADPLTFDRVSYTTPEGFDSVNPNMNRCWPGDDEGTIHERMAAALWAYAGEADAVVDLHTGSPDMLTHTVYRQGDDDCRRLAEAFGTDLLLAEPAGEDADEEWAARDFGGKFRVAATREGIPAITPELAHNKHLVEAAIETGVAGTERVLRELGVLADDGDVPAWDGTRARNHLGRVQAADSGLFRPDPDLELGDTVAEGDRVGEVFDPTTYETLQTATAERAGVVYSIAREATVTAGQTLVGVAVEL from the coding sequence ATGGCCACACACGACGCCGAGCAGGTGACGCTCGCACGACTCCCGTCGGGGGTCGCCGTCGAGACGACGGTCCACACGTACGGGGACGGCGAGCCGACGGTGTACGTCCAGGCGGCCCAGCACGGCCGCGAGATCAACGGGACGGCGGTGTGTCGACGACTCCACGACCGCCTCGCGGCGGCATCGCTCGACGGGACGGTCGTCGTCGTCCCGGTCGCGGACCCGCTCACGTTCGACCGCGTGAGCTACACGACGCCGGAGGGGTTCGACTCCGTGAACCCGAACATGAACCGCTGTTGGCCGGGCGACGACGAGGGGACGATCCACGAGCGGATGGCCGCGGCGCTGTGGGCGTACGCAGGCGAGGCCGACGCCGTCGTCGACCTCCACACCGGCAGTCCGGACATGCTCACCCACACCGTCTACCGACAGGGTGACGACGACTGCCGGCGGTTGGCGGAGGCGTTCGGGACGGACCTCCTGTTGGCGGAACCGGCCGGCGAGGACGCCGACGAGGAGTGGGCCGCCCGCGACTTCGGCGGGAAGTTCCGCGTCGCCGCCACACGCGAGGGAATCCCGGCGATCACCCCCGAACTGGCACACAACAAACACCTCGTCGAGGCGGCGATCGAGACCGGCGTCGCCGGGACGGAGCGCGTGCTCCGCGAACTCGGGGTGTTGGCCGACGACGGCGACGTGCCAGCGTGGGACGGCACCCGCGCCCGCAACCACCTCGGACGCGTCCAGGCGGCCGACTCCGGGCTGTTCCGCCCCGACCCCGACTTGGAACTCGGTGACACCGTGGCGGAGGGGGACCGCGTCGGGGAAGTGTTCGATCCGACGACCTACGAGACGCTCCAGACGGCGACCGCCGAGCGTGCGGGTGTCGTCTACTCGATCGCCCGCGAGGCGACGGTGACGGCCGGCCAGACGCTCGTCGGGGTCGCCGTCGAACTGTAG
- a CDS encoding histidine kinase N-terminal 7TM domain-containing protein encodes MGWTLTGYSVAAFAAAGLSAVLGVLAARTRREPYTRTFVVMMGALALWAGAYGVQWGFADATRQITWFRVGIAVGAVVPTLWFLYALQYAGEGDRLDRRWLAVSAVEPTVVALLAVTDGRHELLFGAPRIAPLGESLPVFGSAATLVAGGTDTPPSVVVDVTLGPAFFVHAAYSYVLVGIGVLLVGRLIRSQSSLLTTQASLLAAGAVPPLVANLSYTLGVSPVANLDTTPLAFTLTSTVWALALFQFDLLDRAPAAQRRAMRDVGDGLIVTDERGTVVEVNEIVRRALDPPPTVGESIDPYLPSEDADVTALDGTLASAVIENRRRVYDLRVTALDDERGRTAGHAVIARDVTERHASRERLEVANRVLRHNLSNDMNLIVGHARRIESTAVDEAAVEAARTIRTTGTELVDVSEKAREMVSFAEYHEDPVAIALGPPTERVVGEFRESHPDATVSVTVPAGVRAVVGSEAAYETALANLVENAVEHNDRAEPTVAVVADVDDDTVRVCVRDDGPGIPEMERRTLEDGSERPLRHGSGLGLWLAHWTVTAVGGSLDVSEREPRGSEVALCLPLGDHPGDETDTEATSVAAGDDDHGRVDDRERADDAERVDGESATSAAATTDADGLDEDASPDTATD; translated from the coding sequence ATGGGGTGGACACTGACGGGGTACTCGGTAGCGGCGTTCGCGGCGGCGGGCCTCTCGGCCGTCCTCGGGGTCCTCGCGGCACGGACCCGACGTGAACCGTACACACGGACGTTCGTCGTGATGATGGGTGCACTCGCGTTGTGGGCGGGTGCCTACGGCGTCCAGTGGGGGTTCGCAGACGCGACGCGGCAGATCACGTGGTTCCGTGTCGGTATCGCCGTCGGTGCGGTCGTCCCGACGCTGTGGTTCCTGTACGCGTTGCAGTACGCGGGTGAGGGTGACCGACTCGACCGACGGTGGCTGGCGGTGTCGGCCGTCGAACCGACGGTCGTGGCGCTGTTGGCCGTCACGGACGGCCGCCACGAACTACTGTTCGGTGCGCCGCGGATCGCCCCACTCGGCGAGTCGCTCCCCGTGTTCGGCTCCGCAGCGACGCTCGTGGCCGGTGGGACAGACACCCCGCCGTCGGTTGTCGTCGACGTGACGCTCGGGCCGGCGTTCTTCGTCCACGCGGCGTACTCGTACGTGCTGGTCGGGATCGGTGTCTTGCTCGTGGGGCGACTGATCCGGTCGCAGTCGTCGTTGCTGACGACACAGGCGTCGCTGTTGGCCGCCGGGGCGGTGCCGCCGTTGGTCGCGAACCTCTCGTACACGCTCGGTGTCAGTCCCGTCGCGAACCTCGACACGACACCGCTGGCGTTCACGCTCACGAGCACGGTCTGGGCACTGGCGCTGTTCCAGTTCGACCTGCTCGACCGGGCGCCGGCCGCGCAGCGACGCGCGATGCGGGACGTGGGCGACGGGTTGATCGTCACGGACGAGCGGGGGACCGTCGTCGAGGTCAACGAGATCGTCCGTCGGGCGCTCGACCCGCCGCCGACGGTCGGCGAGTCCATCGACCCGTACCTCCCGAGCGAGGACGCCGACGTGACGGCACTGGACGGGACACTCGCCTCGGCAGTGATCGAGAACCGGCGGCGGGTGTACGACCTCCGCGTGACGGCGTTGGACGACGAGCGAGGGCGGACCGCCGGTCACGCGGTGATCGCACGCGACGTGACGGAGCGCCACGCCTCGCGCGAACGGCTGGAGGTCGCGAACCGCGTGCTCCGACACAACCTGAGCAACGACATGAACCTCATCGTCGGTCACGCGCGGCGAATCGAGTCGACGGCGGTCGACGAGGCCGCCGTCGAGGCGGCACGGACGATCCGGACGACGGGGACGGAACTCGTCGACGTGAGCGAGAAGGCCCGCGAGATGGTGTCGTTCGCGGAGTACCACGAGGACCCGGTCGCGATCGCGCTCGGACCACCGACGGAACGGGTCGTCGGGGAGTTCCGCGAGTCGCACCCAGACGCGACGGTCTCGGTGACTGTCCCGGCCGGCGTCCGGGCGGTCGTCGGCAGCGAGGCGGCCTACGAGACCGCGCTGGCGAACCTCGTCGAGAACGCGGTCGAACACAACGACCGTGCGGAGCCGACGGTCGCGGTGGTGGCCGACGTGGACGACGACACCGTCCGGGTGTGTGTCCGCGACGACGGGCCGGGCATCCCGGAGATGGAGCGGCGCACACTGGAGGACGGCTCCGAGCGGCCGCTCCGACACGGGAGCGGGCTCGGACTGTGGCTCGCCCACTGGACGGTGACCGCAGTCGGCGGCTCGCTGGACGTGAGCGAGCGAGAGCCGCGCGGCAGCGAGGTGGCGCTGTGTCTCCCGCTCGGCGACCACCCGGGGGACGAGACCGACACCGAGGCGACGAGTGTCGCCGCCGGGGACGACGACCACGGACGAGTCGACGACCGCGAACGAGCCGACGACGCCGAACGAGTGGACGGCGAGTCGGCGACGAGCGCCGCGGCGACTACGGACGCCGACGGACTCGACGAGGACGCGTCTCCGGACACGGCGACGGACTGA
- a CDS encoding biotin/lipoate A/B protein ligase family protein: MSTDPGPLADREWRLLREESRDGATQMALDEVAAETAAAGGPRTIRLYRWEPSCLSLGRHQHPDTVDWDACEAAGVDVTRRATGGGGIYHDHDGDVSYSIVAPAAELPDDLMASYHLLCEPILAALRALGVDADYVDAERPALHQPACYLRKLNPAHDVVADGGAGRKLAGNAQNRRGEAVVQHGSISVSVDAEAHLDCFAAPETTPAAFRERVGGIDELVDTDRDEVVTTLEETLATWAGDPPEETWTDAELRRAEELVAERYGDDEAWVRADPRELER, from the coding sequence ATGTCGACCGACCCGGGACCGTTGGCGGACCGCGAGTGGCGACTGCTCCGCGAGGAGTCGCGCGACGGGGCGACACAGATGGCACTCGACGAGGTCGCCGCGGAGACGGCCGCAGCCGGCGGGCCGCGGACGATCAGACTCTACCGCTGGGAGCCGTCGTGTCTCTCTCTGGGTCGCCACCAACACCCCGACACGGTCGACTGGGACGCCTGCGAGGCGGCGGGCGTCGACGTGACCCGGCGAGCGACAGGCGGCGGCGGGATCTACCACGACCACGACGGCGACGTGTCGTACTCCATCGTCGCACCGGCCGCGGAGCTACCGGACGACCTGATGGCGTCGTACCACCTCCTGTGCGAGCCAATCCTCGCCGCGTTGCGCGCGTTAGGTGTCGACGCCGACTACGTCGACGCCGAACGCCCGGCTCTCCACCAGCCGGCGTGTTACCTCCGGAAGCTGAACCCCGCCCACGACGTGGTCGCGGACGGCGGCGCCGGACGGAAACTCGCCGGCAACGCCCAGAACCGCCGCGGCGAGGCCGTCGTCCAACACGGCTCGATCTCCGTCTCCGTCGACGCCGAGGCACACCTCGACTGTTTCGCCGCCCCCGAGACGACACCGGCCGCGTTCCGCGAGCGCGTCGGCGGGATCGACGAGCTGGTCGACACCGACCGCGACGAGGTGGTGACCACCTTAGAGGAGACCCTCGCGACGTGGGCCGGCGACCCGCCCGAGGAGACGTGGACGGACGCGGAACTACGCCGCGCCGAGGAGTTGGTCGCCGAGCGGTACGGCGACGACGAGGCGTGGGTTCGGGCCGATCCGCGCGAACTCGAGCGGTAG
- a CDS encoding DUF5786 family protein, with the protein MSMGAYDEDEHERRAEKTRVDADFDDERDEYRGEVTFDGDDDTEALLDQFHELNGE; encoded by the coding sequence ATGTCGATGGGTGCCTACGACGAGGACGAACACGAGCGGCGGGCGGAGAAGACGCGTGTCGACGCCGACTTCGACGACGAGCGGGACGAGTACCGCGGCGAAGTGACGTTCGACGGCGACGACGACACGGAGGCGCTCCTCGATCAGTTCCACGAACTCAACGGCGAGTGA
- a CDS encoding ABC transporter permease, with amino-acid sequence MSTDTHDGGTDHERGLIDRLRASPFLSELLANRLAVTGLAIILGIVLIAVVARVTLSYDALTASRLGSTVVSDRAPPGWLGPAPVDQQLFGTDASARDVFRRSMYGAWLAMKFGTVAVGVSTAAGVTLGIVAAYYSDVVDNVIMRTMDVLLAFPSLLLALAIVAIFGAGLWKATIALIMVYTPRFARVVRGAALKVLEDEYVEATEALGASDPRVLARHVFPNTLAPITVQSTLNFGLAIIDLAALSFLGFGAQAGAPSWGLMLSRGVENGLLTGQWWMSFFPGFMLAVTVLGFNLLGDGMRDALDPRMRDAVD; translated from the coding sequence ATGAGCACGGACACACACGACGGCGGGACCGACCACGAACGTGGACTGATCGACCGTCTCCGTGCGTCGCCGTTCCTCTCGGAGTTGCTCGCGAACCGCCTCGCCGTGACCGGGTTGGCGATCATCCTCGGGATCGTCCTGATCGCCGTGGTCGCCCGGGTGACGCTGAGTTACGACGCTTTGACCGCCTCGCGGCTCGGCTCCACGGTGGTGTCGGACCGCGCGCCGCCCGGCTGGCTCGGGCCGGCGCCGGTGGACCAGCAGTTGTTCGGGACGGACGCCAGCGCGCGGGACGTGTTCCGGCGGTCGATGTACGGCGCGTGGCTGGCGATGAAGTTCGGCACCGTCGCCGTCGGTGTCTCGACGGCTGCGGGTGTCACGCTCGGCATCGTCGCCGCCTACTACAGCGACGTGGTCGACAACGTGATCATGCGGACGATGGACGTGCTGTTGGCGTTCCCGTCGCTGCTGCTCGCGTTGGCCATCGTCGCCATCTTCGGCGCCGGACTGTGGAAGGCGACCATCGCCCTCATCATGGTGTACACCCCGCGGTTCGCGCGTGTCGTTCGCGGAGCGGCGCTGAAGGTGTTGGAAGACGAGTACGTGGAGGCGACGGAGGCGCTCGGGGCGTCGGACCCGCGAGTGCTGGCTCGGCACGTCTTCCCGAACACGCTCGCGCCGATCACGGTCCAGTCGACGCTGAACTTCGGGTTGGCGATCATCGACCTCGCGGCGCTGTCGTTCCTCGGGTTCGGCGCGCAGGCCGGTGCCCCGTCGTGGGGGTTGATGCTGTCGCGTGGCGTCGAGAACGGCCTCCTGACCGGCCAGTGGTGGATGTCGTTCTTCCCGGGGTTCATGCTCGCCGTCACCGTGCTCGGGTTCAACCTCCTGGGTGACGGGATGCGCGACGCACTCGACCCGCGGATGCGGGACGCCGTCGACTGA
- a CDS encoding ABC transporter permease, with translation MVSKRFVLRRLLLLVPVLFGVATLVFGILHFAPGDPARVIVGQRASAEQVQQVRAELGLNDPLWVQYVRFLGDAATFDFGESYQIAKGDPVREVIADTLPVTIELALFGQFFGIALGIPLGVLSAVRQDTLSDHATRIGALTGISVPIYWSGPLLILLFSTYLGLFPASGRIGSTIFLDDSWRLFGMELPLTGLVTVDTLLLGEFGAFASAARHLLLPSLVIGVYSMALISRMMRSSMLEVIRQDYMRTARAKGQGAKITVMKHGFRNALIPVVTVIGIQFGSLLGGAVLTETVFGIAGIGTMLVEAIGATDYPLVQGTVLTFALLFTLVNLGVDVTYSYLDPRIDQ, from the coding sequence ATGGTCTCGAAACGCTTCGTCCTGCGACGCCTCCTGTTGTTGGTCCCGGTGTTGTTCGGGGTGGCGACGCTCGTGTTCGGGATCCTCCACTTCGCCCCGGGGGACCCCGCACGGGTGATCGTCGGGCAACGCGCCAGCGCCGAGCAGGTCCAGCAGGTCCGGGCGGAACTCGGACTGAACGACCCGCTGTGGGTCCAGTACGTCCGGTTCCTCGGCGACGCGGCGACGTTCGACTTCGGCGAGTCGTACCAGATCGCGAAGGGCGACCCCGTCCGCGAGGTGATCGCGGACACGCTCCCGGTGACGATCGAACTCGCTCTGTTCGGCCAGTTCTTCGGCATCGCGCTGGGGATCCCGCTGGGTGTCCTGTCGGCGGTGAGACAGGACACACTGTCGGACCACGCGACCCGGATCGGCGCCTTGACGGGAATCTCCGTCCCGATCTACTGGTCGGGGCCACTCCTGATCCTCCTGTTCTCGACGTACCTCGGGCTGTTCCCGGCCAGCGGTCGGATCGGGTCGACGATCTTCCTCGACGACTCGTGGCGACTGTTCGGGATGGAACTGCCGTTGACGGGGCTGGTGACGGTGGACACGCTCCTGTTGGGCGAGTTCGGCGCGTTCGCGTCGGCGGCCAGACACCTCCTGTTGCCGTCGCTGGTGATCGGGGTGTACTCGATGGCGCTGATCTCGCGGATGATGCGCTCGTCGATGTTGGAGGTGATCAGACAAGACTACATGCGGACCGCTCGCGCGAAGGGACAGGGCGCGAAGATCACCGTGATGAAACACGGGTTCCGCAACGCGCTGATCCCCGTCGTCACGGTGATCGGGATCCAGTTCGGCTCGCTGTTGGGCGGGGCCGTTCTGACCGAGACCGTGTTCGGCATCGCGGGCATCGGCACGATGCTCGTCGAGGCCATCGGCGCGACCGACTACCCGCTCGTCCAAGGTACCGTTCTCACGTTCGCGCTGCTGTTCACGCTGGTGAACCTCGGCGTCGACGTGACGTACAGCTACCTCGACCCACGGATCGACCAGTGA
- a CDS encoding ABC transporter substrate-binding protein produces MSRDTDDVSRRSFLKTAGGAAATATVAATAGCTGGDTGGSGGGGDVSGTLVYARGDHPTNYDPQQTTSGEVAKVTNQVFDPLIRFKAGTGGELGDSLATDYSLEGTTATLTLREGVTFHDGSEFTAADAKATIRRFTESGYEYYLGDENRSGYGPFTFGSWVDSIDASDDYELTIELTQQYAPFLRNLAMFAAVILSKDQIESLDSQPDLGTDPVGTGPFQFETLDNENNRVELTANTDYFGDGPNVETVVFKEITKNSTRAADVVNGDSHITDNLDSQSFKQIQDADTASLVEKNGINVGYMAFNMGRREEFRNKQVRQAISYAVNTQAIVEDIYQGFASEADQPLPPDVMGHNEDIEPYPTDKEEAQSLLDEAGVEPFEFELATFSNPRGYNPSPISTANQVKSDLEEIGFTVNINQFSTFSSYLDYTDQGKHDACFLGWYTDNADPDNFMYVLLDPKVEMDAVPDGQDWVSRDTEGYSTLNAAGWANTEYMQKVREAQSTYDTETRKQLYQEASQIAHDEAPWLFLDYAQTLRGIHQSVNADSFTVSSVGGPYLEQVELEE; encoded by the coding sequence ATGTCACGCGACACGGACGACGTGAGCAGACGCAGCTTTCTGAAGACGGCCGGTGGCGCGGCGGCCACCGCGACCGTCGCCGCGACCGCCGGCTGTACCGGCGGCGACACCGGCGGCTCCGGCGGTGGCGGTGACGTGAGCGGCACGCTGGTGTACGCCCGCGGCGACCACCCGACGAACTACGACCCCCAGCAGACGACCAGCGGGGAGGTCGCGAAGGTGACCAACCAGGTGTTCGACCCGCTGATCCGGTTCAAGGCCGGGACCGGTGGCGAACTCGGCGACAGTCTCGCGACGGACTACTCGCTGGAGGGGACGACCGCGACGCTGACCCTCCGTGAGGGCGTCACCTTCCACGACGGCTCGGAGTTCACGGCCGCCGACGCGAAGGCGACGATCCGGCGGTTCACGGAGTCCGGCTACGAGTACTACCTCGGCGACGAGAACCGGTCCGGCTACGGCCCGTTCACGTTCGGCAGTTGGGTCGACAGCATCGACGCCTCCGACGACTACGAGCTGACGATCGAACTCACCCAGCAGTACGCGCCGTTCCTGCGGAACCTGGCGATGTTCGCGGCCGTCATCCTCTCGAAGGACCAGATCGAGAGTCTCGACTCCCAGCCGGACCTCGGGACGGACCCCGTCGGCACCGGCCCCTTCCAGTTCGAGACGCTGGACAACGAGAACAACCGCGTCGAGTTGACCGCCAACACGGACTACTTCGGCGACGGGCCGAACGTCGAGACGGTCGTGTTCAAGGAGATCACGAAGAACTCCACGCGGGCGGCCGACGTGGTCAACGGTGACTCCCACATCACGGACAACCTCGACTCCCAGTCGTTCAAGCAGATCCAAGACGCCGACACGGCGTCGCTGGTGGAGAAGAACGGGATCAACGTCGGTTACATGGCGTTCAACATGGGTCGCCGCGAGGAGTTCCGGAACAAGCAGGTCCGGCAGGCGATCAGCTACGCCGTCAACACGCAGGCGATCGTCGAGGACATCTACCAGGGGTTCGCCTCCGAGGCCGACCAGCCGCTCCCGCCGGACGTGATGGGGCACAACGAGGACATCGAGCCGTACCCGACGGACAAAGAGGAGGCACAGTCACTGTTGGACGAGGCCGGCGTCGAGCCGTTCGAGTTCGAGCTGGCGACGTTCTCGAACCCCCGTGGGTACAACCCGAGTCCGATCTCGACGGCCAACCAGGTGAAGTCCGACCTCGAGGAGATCGGCTTCACCGTGAACATCAACCAGTTCTCGACGTTCTCGTCGTACCTCGACTACACGGACCAGGGGAAACACGACGCCTGTTTCCTCGGCTGGTACACGGACAACGCCGACCCGGACAACTTCATGTACGTCCTCCTGGACCCGAAGGTGGAGATGGACGCGGTCCCGGACGGCCAAGACTGGGTCAGCCGCGACACGGAGGGGTACAGCACCCTCAACGCGGCCGGCTGGGCCAACACGGAGTACATGCAGAAGGTGCGTGAAGCACAGTCGACGTACGACACCGAGACGCGCAAGCAGCTGTACCAGGAGGCCAGCCAGATCGCCCACGACGAGGCGCCGTGGCTGTTCCTCGACTACGCGCAGACGCTGCGCGGGATCCACCAGAGCGTGAACGCGGACTCGTTCACCGTGAGTTCCGTCGGTGGCCCGTACCTCGAACAGGTCGAACTGGAGGAGTGA
- a CDS encoding dipeptide ABC transporter ATP-binding protein encodes MDLLSLSSLRTQFATERGDVKAVDGVDLTIREGETVGLVGESGSGKSVTALSAMDLVDDPGEIVGGRVTLRAPETVPVLLSDHADGVAAYPNELVEALRELATACRGRGGLGGVAAELDGIATDCESLADPADLAARLADAASDLRGGGDPERVARRLDDAADDAADGFVFLEAATVEGDPDADPRRLLRESPERVDDVRIDDAVIDLTAAPESAMRAVRGGAVSMIFQDPMTSLNPALTVGEQVAESLELHQFDGRRPDTWANAVREVLPSLGDDDLDEAVLERTVEVLSEVGIPEPTTRVDEYPHEFSGGMRQRVLIAIALACRPNLLIADEPTTALDVTIQAQILELIDDLQAELGMSVLMITHDLGVVAETCDRVAVMYAGEIVEEGPVEEIFHDPKHPYTYTLLESIPREDADRLTPIEGNVPDLVDTPEECHFAERCPWEQPECTSGPVPLRDRGDGDEPHRARCVLDDFDTTTYGEDGGVRTDTEIGDELLEVSGLKKHFSRADGYLDRLLGDEPGSVRAVDGVDFEVYEGETLGLVGESGCGKSTTGRALLRLLEPTDGRVVFAGEDITELSADELRARRTDLQMIFQDPMSSLDPRMTVGQIVAEPLQIHDLPDEPPAEGESRSAQRRRRVDELLEAVGLDPSQRGRYPHELSGGQRQRVGIARALAVDPDFVVADEPVSALDVSVQAQILNLLEDLQAEFGLTFLFIAHDLSVVRHVCDRVAVMYLGEIVETAPTEELFANPRHPYTQSLLSAIPVPDPTADTDDRVILEGDVPSPIDPPSGCHFRTRCPQVIPPEELSIEQEQFRAVTTYRQRVADRAIDPEGIREEASATGGRAVTDGGATDAGTGDDTGAGGPASAGGATGDGSAETDARVELEAAIRERFGIEDLPPTADEAVTESVERIVADDWDGADRVLRETFGSVCERQSPELDGSDHPSACHLDD; translated from the coding sequence ATGGATCTCCTGTCGCTCTCGAGTCTGCGGACACAGTTCGCCACCGAGCGTGGCGACGTGAAGGCGGTCGACGGCGTCGACCTCACCATCCGCGAGGGGGAGACGGTCGGGCTGGTCGGCGAGTCTGGCTCCGGCAAGTCCGTGACGGCGCTGTCGGCGATGGACCTCGTCGACGACCCCGGCGAGATCGTCGGCGGCCGCGTCACGCTCCGTGCCCCGGAGACGGTCCCCGTCCTCCTCTCTGACCACGCCGACGGCGTCGCCGCCTACCCGAACGAGCTCGTCGAGGCGCTGCGCGAGTTGGCGACGGCGTGTCGCGGACGCGGCGGCCTCGGCGGTGTCGCGGCGGAACTCGACGGTATCGCGACGGACTGCGAGTCGCTGGCCGACCCGGCGGATCTGGCCGCACGGCTCGCCGACGCCGCGAGCGACCTGCGTGGTGGCGGCGACCCGGAGCGGGTCGCCCGGCGACTCGACGACGCCGCGGACGACGCCGCCGACGGGTTCGTGTTCTTGGAGGCGGCGACCGTCGAGGGCGACCCGGACGCGGACCCGCGGCGACTCCTCCGCGAGTCGCCCGAACGCGTCGACGACGTGCGGATCGACGACGCCGTGATCGACCTGACGGCGGCCCCCGAGTCGGCGATGCGGGCGGTCCGTGGCGGCGCCGTGTCGATGATCTTCCAGGACCCGATGACCTCGCTCAACCCCGCGTTGACCGTCGGCGAGCAGGTCGCGGAGAGTCTGGAACTCCACCAGTTCGACGGCCGTCGCCCGGACACGTGGGCGAACGCGGTCCGGGAGGTGCTCCCCTCGCTGGGCGACGACGACCTCGACGAGGCCGTCCTCGAACGGACCGTCGAGGTGCTCTCGGAGGTCGGCATCCCGGAGCCGACGACTCGCGTCGACGAGTACCCCCACGAGTTCTCCGGCGGGATGCGCCAGCGCGTGTTGATCGCCATCGCGCTGGCGTGTCGCCCGAACCTCCTGATCGCCGACGAGCCGACGACCGCGCTGGACGTGACGATCCAGGCGCAGATCCTCGAGTTGATCGACGACCTCCAGGCGGAGCTGGGGATGTCGGTGTTGATGATCACCCACGACCTCGGTGTCGTCGCGGAGACGTGTGACCGCGTCGCGGTGATGTACGCCGGGGAGATCGTCGAGGAGGGCCCCGTCGAGGAGATCTTCCACGACCCGAAACACCCCTACACGTACACGCTGCTGGAGTCGATCCCCCGGGAGGACGCCGACCGGCTGACACCCATCGAGGGGAACGTGCCGGACCTCGTCGACACGCCGGAGGAGTGTCACTTCGCCGAGCGGTGTCCGTGGGAACAGCCGGAGTGTACCAGCGGCCCGGTGCCACTGCGAGACCGCGGGGACGGCGACGAGCCCCACCGCGCTCGCTGTGTGCTCGACGACTTCGACACGACGACGTACGGGGAGGACGGCGGCGTCCGGACGGACACGGAGATCGGCGACGAGTTGCTGGAGGTGTCGGGACTGAAGAAACACTTCTCGCGGGCCGACGGCTACCTCGACCGCCTGCTCGGCGACGAACCCGGGAGTGTCCGCGCCGTCGACGGCGTCGACTTCGAGGTGTACGAGGGGGAGACGCTGGGGTTGGTCGGCGAGTCCGGCTGCGGGAAGTCGACCACCGGTCGCGCGCTGTTGCGGCTGTTGGAGCCGACCGACGGACGGGTCGTGTTCGCGGGCGAGGACATCACGGAGCTGTCGGCCGACGAACTGCGGGCGCGCCGGACGGACCTCCAGATGATCTTCCAGGACCCGATGTCGAGTCTGGACCCACGGATGACCGTCGGGCAGATCGTCGCCGAGCCGCTCCAGATCCACGACCTCCCCGACGAGCCGCCCGCGGAGGGGGAGAGTCGCAGCGCCCAGCGTCGCCGTCGGGTCGACGAACTGCTGGAGGCGGTCGGCCTCGACCCGAGCCAGCGCGGCCGGTACCCACACGAGTTGTCGGGCGGGCAGCGTCAGCGAGTCGGGATCGCCCGCGCGCTGGCGGTGGACCCGGACTTCGTCGTCGCGGACGAGCCGGTGTCGGCGTTGGACGTGTCCGTGCAGGCACAGATCCTCAACCTGTTGGAGGACCTCCAGGCGGAGTTCGGGCTCACGTTCCTGTTCATCGCCCACGACCTGAGCGTGGTCCGGCACGTCTGTGACCGCGTGGCGGTGATGTACCTCGGGGAGATCGTCGAGACCGCGCCGACGGAGGAGCTGTTCGCGAACCCGCGACACCCCTACACGCAGTCGTTGCTGTCGGCGATCCCGGTACCGGACCCGACGGCGGACACGGACGACCGCGTGATCCTCGAAGGGGACGTGCCCTCGCCGATCGACCCGCCGTCGGGGTGTCACTTCCGGACCCGGTGCCCGCAGGTGATCCCGCCCGAGGAGCTGTCGATCGAACAGGAGCAGTTCCGTGCCGTGACGACGTACCGGCAACGCGTCGCTGACCGCGCCATCGACCCCGAGGGGATCCGCGAGGAGGCGAGTGCGACCGGCGGGCGTGCCGTCACCGACGGCGGCGCGACGGACGCTGGTACCGGCGACGACACGGGTGCCGGCGGGCCGGCGAGCGCCGGCGGCGCGACGGGCGACGGGAGCGCGGAGACGGACGCGCGGGTCGAGTTGGAGGCGGCCATTCGCGAGCGGTTCGGGATCGAGGACCTCCCACCGACGGCCGACGAGGCGGTCACGGAGAGTGTCGAACGGATCGTCGCCGACGACTGGGACGGCGCGGACCGCGTCCTGCGTGAGACGTTCGGCTCCGTCTGCGAGCGACAGTCCCCCGAGTTGGACGGGAGCGACCACCCGTCCGCGTGTCACCTCGACGACTGA